The Streptomyces europaeiscabiei genome window below encodes:
- the tpg gene encoding telomere-protecting terminal protein Tpg, whose amino-acid sequence MSMFGDGLDAAVQKAFTRPVPKSAPAQMRYLVKQLKGTKAVAQMLRISQRTVERYVKDQIKKPRPDLAARLEREVKKRWQPQIRAQARQKAATTGGIVIDTRARIGYTAPIGTTDEDRLRHLTVALPPQYAARLFDAQEQGATDQQLQQIAAEALKEVYFQDSGRRAGQLEEVRLTGIEHLEFDL is encoded by the coding sequence ATGAGCATGTTCGGGGACGGCCTGGACGCCGCGGTGCAGAAGGCGTTCACCCGCCCGGTGCCCAAGAGCGCGCCCGCGCAGATGCGGTACCTGGTCAAACAGCTCAAGGGCACCAAGGCGGTCGCCCAGATGCTGCGGATCTCGCAGCGCACGGTCGAGCGGTACGTGAAGGACCAGATCAAGAAGCCCCGCCCGGACCTCGCAGCCCGCCTGGAGCGGGAGGTGAAGAAGCGGTGGCAGCCGCAGATCCGTGCCCAGGCGCGGCAGAAGGCGGCGACCACCGGCGGCATCGTCATCGACACCCGCGCCCGGATCGGCTACACCGCGCCGATCGGGACGACGGACGAAGACCGGCTGCGGCACCTGACGGTCGCGCTGCCTCCCCAGTACGCCGCCCGCCTCTTCGACGCCCAGGAGCAGGGCGCCACCGACCAGCAGCTCCAGCAGATCGCCGCCGAAGCCCTCAAGGAGGTGTACTTCCAGGACAGCGGCCGCCGCGCAGGCCAGCTGGAGGAGGTCCGCCTCACCGGCATTGAACACCTCGAGTTCGACCTGTAG
- the tap gene encoding telomere-associated protein Tap: MSELFDAVDALIASRSPLPPPAERKRLRQAHGLTLDEVAAALQVRRATVSGWEAGKTEPRPPERDAYARMLKQLAQLYPANGPVPPVDTAIPKTPAVAAAPAPSEVEPAQARTAPTDPAAEPANTALRPAAPAAVPGPTATTRPTPRRPAAKKAAPAGTPTCGADRRFENGPLAVVDVDVDGQVLAYCVGGLVLDVPAKSIPALVEWTLREGRLGQPKLSGPGKDADPLIVLTEAACEHYGLPVTLTQQERLAGRIPEGHKVIKQLTRANWQLTKRGFGPWARIYRPAQGSERSCVQLCIPSWDALDIRHWANAGQLPPADLARLLGTYAARVMTPRGSTAVTGLELMTALHPPTRASEPDADGKRHSEHNPGSLGKGPVDCAPGEAPDGHPLLKDLPRFHHRTPAEVLVEEAYDWARPLTDAECLRPHLVGIDVNMAFAAGANGLTVGLGAPTHVKNPVFDAKLPGSWLVDLSHVDLSRVKLGKEWTDLDGELLPSPFTPKGERPAGPAWYATPTVAYAVELGYDVAPVEAYVRHDNGRYLDGWYNRLRDAYLATMADLGVHADMPPADFLAAMDGYRQRDPQLAIVVSAIKATVKGGIGKLRERPRGEGWKPGQPWRALARPTWRPDIRAAVISRTRINMHRKIVKHAAFTGQYPVAVLSDCAVYASDGPSPLDFLPYRDGKPLPGGFKLGVNPGLVKHEGTQSVLWGEGVREQFNAPELNLARYIKDGTVTVQDTGE; the protein is encoded by the coding sequence ATGTCCGAGCTGTTCGACGCGGTCGACGCGCTCATCGCGTCCCGCTCCCCGTTGCCGCCCCCGGCGGAACGCAAGCGGCTGCGCCAGGCGCACGGCCTGACGCTGGATGAGGTGGCCGCCGCACTGCAGGTGCGGCGCGCGACGGTCAGCGGCTGGGAGGCCGGCAAGACCGAGCCACGGCCGCCGGAGCGTGACGCATACGCCCGCATGCTCAAGCAGCTCGCCCAGCTCTACCCCGCCAACGGTCCGGTGCCCCCTGTGGACACGGCGATTCCCAAGACGCCTGCCGTCGCGGCCGCTCCTGCGCCATCGGAAGTTGAGCCGGCCCAAGCCCGCACCGCACCTACAGACCCGGCTGCTGAGCCTGCGAACACCGCACTCCGCCCCGCTGCCCCTGCCGCCGTACCGGGCCCGACGGCCACGACCAGGCCGACGCCGCGCCGTCCGGCCGCGAAGAAGGCCGCCCCCGCAGGCACACCGACGTGCGGCGCCGATCGGCGGTTCGAGAACGGTCCGCTCGCGGTCGTCGACGTTGACGTCGACGGTCAGGTGCTGGCGTACTGCGTCGGCGGCCTGGTCCTGGACGTACCGGCCAAGTCGATCCCGGCCCTGGTGGAGTGGACGCTCCGCGAAGGGCGGCTCGGACAGCCGAAGTTGTCCGGGCCGGGCAAGGACGCCGACCCGCTGATCGTGCTGACCGAGGCCGCGTGCGAGCACTACGGCCTGCCCGTCACGCTGACACAGCAGGAGCGTCTGGCCGGCCGGATCCCGGAGGGCCACAAGGTCATCAAGCAGCTGACGCGTGCCAACTGGCAGCTGACCAAGCGCGGCTTCGGGCCGTGGGCGAGGATCTACCGCCCCGCGCAGGGTTCGGAGCGATCCTGCGTGCAGCTGTGCATTCCGTCGTGGGACGCGCTCGACATCCGGCACTGGGCCAACGCGGGGCAGCTGCCGCCGGCGGATCTGGCCCGGCTGCTGGGCACGTATGCGGCCCGGGTGATGACGCCGCGCGGATCGACCGCCGTGACCGGCCTGGAGCTGATGACCGCGCTGCACCCGCCGACCCGCGCATCCGAGCCCGATGCCGACGGCAAGCGGCACTCCGAACACAACCCCGGCTCACTGGGGAAGGGTCCGGTGGACTGCGCGCCGGGCGAGGCCCCCGACGGGCACCCGCTGCTGAAAGACCTTCCGCGCTTCCACCACCGCACCCCGGCGGAGGTCCTGGTGGAGGAGGCGTACGACTGGGCGCGCCCGCTCACCGACGCCGAATGCCTTCGCCCCCATCTGGTGGGCATCGACGTGAACATGGCCTTCGCCGCCGGCGCCAACGGCCTCACGGTCGGCCTAGGCGCGCCGACGCACGTCAAGAACCCCGTCTTCGACGCGAAACTGCCCGGTTCCTGGCTGGTCGACCTGAGCCACGTCGACCTGTCCCGCGTGAAGCTCGGCAAGGAGTGGACGGACCTGGACGGCGAGCTGCTGCCCAGTCCGTTCACACCGAAAGGCGAGCGCCCGGCAGGACCGGCCTGGTACGCCACGCCGACCGTGGCGTACGCGGTGGAGCTCGGCTACGACGTCGCGCCGGTCGAGGCGTACGTCCGTCACGACAACGGCCGCTACCTGGACGGCTGGTACAACCGGCTGCGTGACGCCTACCTCGCCACGATGGCCGACCTCGGCGTGCACGCGGACATGCCGCCAGCCGACTTCCTCGCGGCGATGGACGGCTACCGGCAGCGTGACCCTCAGCTGGCGATCGTGGTGTCCGCGATCAAGGCGACCGTGAAGGGCGGCATCGGCAAGCTGCGCGAGCGCCCGCGCGGGGAGGGCTGGAAGCCCGGGCAGCCGTGGCGGGCCCTTGCCCGGCCCACCTGGCGCCCGGACATCCGCGCCGCCGTCATCTCCCGCACGCGGATCAACATGCACCGCAAGATCGTCAAGCACGCCGCCTTCACCGGGCAGTACCCGGTCGCGGTCCTCTCGGACTGCGCCGTCTACGCCTCCGACGGGCCCTCCCCGCTGGACTTCCTGCCCTACCGGGACGGCAAGCCGCTGCCGGGCGGCTTCAAGCTCGGCGTGAACCCCGGGCTGGTGAAGCACGAGGGCACCCAGAGCGTGCTGTGGGGCGAGGGGGTGCGCGAGCAGTTCAACGCTCCGGAGCTCAACCTCGCCCGGTACATCAAGGACGGCACCGTTACCGTTCAGGACACCGGGGAGTAG
- the tpg gene encoding telomere-protecting terminal protein Tpg, with protein sequence MEEIVKGLERALLTRPVPTGDAAVRFLLRAEKGSTKNVAALLGISQRTVQRWVTARPAVRRRPSVVHVGLIEEAVRARWQPRVRARQRARAEADGFVLHTRARFGFAAPAGSSDDPRVRLITQYLSGEVARELFAARDAGGGEQQQMVILARALGHAYFRDGGLRAHGLGIAFTDVEFAEFSID encoded by the coding sequence ATGGAGGAGATCGTCAAGGGGCTTGAGCGAGCGCTGCTGACCCGTCCCGTGCCCACTGGTGACGCCGCTGTGCGTTTCCTGCTCAGGGCGGAGAAGGGCTCCACGAAGAACGTGGCTGCCCTCCTGGGAATCTCCCAGCGCACGGTACAGCGATGGGTCACCGCCCGGCCGGCAGTGCGCCGCCGCCCCAGCGTTGTACACGTGGGGTTGATCGAAGAGGCCGTCAGGGCACGGTGGCAGCCCCGGGTGCGGGCCCGCCAGCGGGCCCGGGCCGAGGCCGACGGCTTTGTCCTCCACACCAGGGCGCGGTTCGGATTCGCCGCTCCGGCAGGATCGTCCGACGATCCGCGGGTACGGCTGATCACCCAGTACCTGTCGGGAGAAGTGGCCCGCGAGCTGTTCGCCGCCCGGGACGCCGGCGGGGGTGAGCAGCAGCAGATGGTGATCCTCGCCCGAGCTTTGGGGCATGCCTACTTCCGTGATGGAGGCCTGCGTGCCCACGGTCTGGGGATCGCCTTCACCGATGTGGAGTTCGCCGAGTTCTCCATCGACTGA
- a CDS encoding ATP-binding protein — MTAATYQYVDLPDASVVTTRALLTARENISDTVAARAMMCIHGGAGFGKTLAVNTCLRALEPGEDVRKITFRARPTARAVRYELFTALDLAGEPPRHPSEFDRLLKTALAERPRTFLVDEAQWLNGEAFEYFRYLWDEPSTQLAIIFVGGEGCHTVLRREPMLSSRIFIWQHFTRLTPGEVLEAIPLFHPVWADADPDDIAFADQHAAHGNFRAWAQLTAHTRTALTRTGRSRVDQELLRWAFSRLA, encoded by the coding sequence GTGACCGCGGCCACCTACCAGTACGTCGACCTGCCCGATGCGTCCGTGGTCACCACCCGCGCCCTGCTCACCGCCCGGGAGAACATCTCCGACACGGTCGCCGCCCGCGCCATGATGTGCATCCACGGCGGCGCCGGCTTCGGCAAGACCCTCGCTGTCAACACCTGCCTGCGCGCACTCGAGCCCGGTGAGGACGTCCGCAAGATCACCTTCCGGGCCCGGCCCACCGCTCGCGCGGTGCGCTACGAACTGTTCACCGCGCTCGACTTGGCCGGCGAACCGCCGCGCCACCCCAGCGAGTTCGACCGCCTGCTGAAAACCGCCCTGGCCGAACGCCCCCGCACCTTCCTGGTGGACGAGGCCCAGTGGCTCAACGGGGAGGCGTTCGAGTACTTCCGCTACCTGTGGGACGAACCCTCAACCCAGCTCGCGATCATCTTCGTCGGTGGGGAGGGCTGCCACACCGTGCTGCGCCGCGAACCGATGCTGTCCTCCCGCATCTTCATCTGGCAGCACTTCACCCGTCTCACCCCCGGCGAGGTCCTGGAGGCCATCCCCTTGTTCCATCCGGTGTGGGCCGACGCCGATCCCGACGACATCGCCTTCGCCGACCAGCACGCCGCACACGGCAATTTCCGCGCTTGGGCCCAGTTGACCGCCCACACCCGCACCGCCCTGACCCGCACCGGCCGCTCCCGTGTCGATCAGGAGCTGCTGCGCTGGGCCTTCAGCCGCCTCGCCTGA
- a CDS encoding Mu transposase C-terminal domain-containing protein has translation MRRLLALRQDQKLTSRHVRLMAESLEVTERTVWRWLAAAERDESAAAEPGARAQSKDRFSVTPEVRRLLALWKGNVAAVHRELIARAAKGEGEPPPSIPTLHRAIQRDLTPGERAGLAGGERAARKHDVFLARPRGWRNQVWETDHVQAAVLVDVEGKARRPWITWFTDCATNAITGVAVTPGDPSRESVLAALRSAVLREDPYGPIGGLPEKVRVDRGKDFLSRTVTAAFDLLDVTVEDLPAYTPHLKGTVEGLNRAVESMFLAALPGYARQPRPGKRASRPKDEVLLGFEDFTARLLAWTLWWNTEHRPAPLRGKTPLEAWQGDPTPLRDVPATDLWTFTLEDAGTRTLTTRGIRFRKRDYVGPWMTGQTGIQVRIRFMPHHDHRIEVYHAATGRYLGPADLADHATEEQVSAVRRARAARARRLKKDLEASQRERYAAAIQPEAPQRLGALTTAQAEAELAQTADTDLAQLAMPDLIPPAAPPADWRTPASLAALTTPGPRVPHPPGRDGASAPYGRNGRAARPTTDEDGDAS, from the coding sequence GTGCGCCGGCTGCTCGCCCTGCGACAGGACCAGAAACTGACGTCCCGCCATGTACGGCTGATGGCGGAGTCGTTGGAGGTGACCGAGCGCACGGTGTGGCGGTGGCTTGCCGCTGCCGAGCGTGACGAGTCCGCGGCTGCGGAGCCCGGGGCGCGGGCCCAGAGCAAAGACCGCTTCTCCGTCACTCCGGAGGTGCGCCGCCTGTTGGCTTTGTGGAAGGGCAACGTCGCGGCGGTCCATCGTGAGCTGATCGCTCGCGCGGCCAAGGGCGAGGGGGAGCCTCCTCCGTCGATCCCGACGCTGCACCGGGCGATCCAGCGGGATCTGACGCCGGGGGAGCGGGCGGGGCTTGCGGGAGGGGAACGTGCGGCACGCAAGCACGATGTGTTCCTGGCCCGGCCGCGCGGCTGGCGCAACCAGGTGTGGGAGACCGACCACGTCCAAGCGGCGGTGCTGGTCGACGTCGAGGGCAAGGCCCGCAGGCCGTGGATCACCTGGTTCACCGACTGCGCGACGAACGCGATCACCGGTGTCGCGGTCACGCCGGGGGATCCGTCGCGGGAGTCGGTACTGGCCGCGCTGCGCTCCGCGGTCTTGCGCGAGGACCCCTACGGCCCGATCGGCGGCCTGCCCGAGAAAGTACGGGTCGACCGCGGTAAGGACTTCCTGTCCCGGACGGTGACCGCAGCGTTTGATCTCCTGGACGTGACGGTGGAGGACCTGCCCGCCTACACCCCCCACCTCAAGGGCACCGTGGAGGGCCTGAACCGTGCGGTGGAGAGTATGTTCCTGGCCGCGCTGCCCGGCTATGCCCGCCAGCCGCGCCCCGGCAAACGGGCTTCCCGCCCGAAGGACGAAGTACTGCTCGGCTTCGAGGACTTCACCGCCCGGCTGCTGGCCTGGACGCTCTGGTGGAACACCGAGCACCGCCCGGCGCCGTTGCGGGGCAAGACTCCGCTCGAGGCGTGGCAGGGGGATCCCACCCCGCTGCGGGACGTGCCCGCGACGGATCTGTGGACGTTCACCCTGGAGGACGCCGGCACCCGCACGCTGACCACCCGCGGCATCCGCTTCAGGAAACGCGACTACGTGGGGCCGTGGATGACCGGCCAGACCGGGATCCAGGTCCGCATCCGCTTCATGCCCCACCACGACCACCGCATCGAGGTGTACCACGCGGCCACTGGCCGCTATCTGGGTCCCGCGGACCTGGCCGACCATGCCACCGAGGAACAGGTCAGCGCCGTACGGCGAGCACGGGCCGCCCGTGCGCGCCGTCTGAAGAAGGACCTGGAGGCTTCCCAGCGCGAGCGCTACGCCGCCGCCATCCAGCCCGAGGCACCTCAGCGGCTCGGCGCGCTGACCACCGCGCAGGCCGAGGCCGAACTCGCCCAGACTGCCGACACCGACCTCGCGCAGCTCGCAATGCCGGACCTCATCCCGCCCGCCGCGCCCCCGGCCGACTGGCGCACCCCTGCTTCCCTGGCCGCGCTGACCACGCCGGGCCCGCGCGTCCCGCACCCGCCCGGCCGTGATGGCGCTTCCGCCCCGTACGGCCGCAACGGGCGGGCCGCACGTCCCACCACCGACGAAGACGGAGACGCCTCGTGA
- a CDS encoding ATP-binding protein, with translation MDQEVRAGRGPVLPRGLVVRRLLERQQAGELATRHVRAVAETVGVSERTVWRWLEQAKTTGQVEAPVRQGYAVSDEVWALLGEVGGNVAELRRRLAAAGGASVPSASTLHRVIRRDRRAGRALMVEREPVVAGPRRPDPLSELGLNVVAGQGTGGQVILREQKHLAQVPVLVPGAQVVHTSAVRSVLRTVAHAAAVGAVVCLYGDAGQGKTVALQYALSQLPHPARVRRVHVGVHPTVPELRRVLADALELGRRLPRGAGEADLMLVNALRQPRVLVLDEAQRLPGPALEFLRGLWDHPDTDTALVLAGAGSERALRRVPALASRVLTWELVPRLRPDEVATVMAAFHPLWEDVSEDDVAWVDEHVGHGNFRTWAKLTSHLTAEVYGKSRAVVDRRMLERACARLMGPL, from the coding sequence GTGGACCAAGAGGTAAGGGCCGGTCGTGGGCCCGTGCTGCCCCGGGGGTTGGTGGTGCGTCGTCTGCTGGAGCGGCAGCAGGCGGGGGAACTGGCCACGCGGCATGTGCGTGCGGTCGCGGAGACGGTGGGTGTCTCGGAGCGTACGGTGTGGCGCTGGCTGGAGCAGGCCAAGACGACCGGGCAGGTGGAGGCGCCGGTCCGGCAGGGGTATGCGGTGTCGGACGAGGTGTGGGCGCTGCTGGGCGAGGTGGGAGGGAATGTCGCTGAGCTGAGACGCCGGCTGGCCGCGGCTGGCGGGGCGTCGGTTCCGTCGGCGTCGACACTGCACCGGGTGATCCGCAGGGACCGCCGGGCGGGCCGGGCGTTGATGGTCGAGCGGGAGCCCGTGGTGGCCGGGCCACGCAGGCCTGATCCGCTCAGCGAGCTCGGCCTGAACGTCGTGGCAGGCCAAGGCACAGGCGGGCAGGTGATCCTGCGGGAGCAGAAGCATCTGGCGCAGGTTCCGGTCCTGGTGCCGGGCGCGCAGGTGGTGCACACGTCTGCTGTGCGGTCGGTGCTGCGGACGGTCGCGCACGCGGCCGCGGTGGGGGCGGTGGTGTGTTTGTACGGCGACGCCGGCCAGGGCAAGACCGTCGCGCTGCAGTACGCCCTGTCCCAGTTGCCGCACCCGGCCAGGGTCCGTCGGGTCCATGTCGGTGTGCATCCGACGGTGCCGGAACTGCGCCGGGTGCTCGCGGATGCCCTTGAGCTGGGCAGGCGTCTGCCGCGCGGGGCGGGGGAGGCCGACCTGATGCTGGTGAACGCGCTACGGCAGCCGCGCGTGCTGGTGCTGGACGAGGCACAGCGTCTTCCGGGGCCGGCGCTGGAGTTTCTGCGCGGGCTGTGGGACCACCCGGACACGGACACGGCACTCGTGCTGGCGGGCGCGGGCAGCGAACGGGCGCTGCGCCGGGTGCCCGCGCTGGCCTCTCGGGTGCTGACCTGGGAGTTGGTGCCTCGTCTTCGCCCGGACGAGGTGGCCACCGTGATGGCGGCCTTCCACCCGCTGTGGGAGGACGTGAGCGAGGACGATGTCGCGTGGGTGGACGAGCATGTGGGCCACGGCAATTTCCGGACCTGGGCGAAGCTCACCTCGCACCTGACCGCCGAGGTCTACGGCAAGAGCCGTGCGGTAGTGGACCGCCGGATGCTGGAGCGGGCCTGCGCACGGCTCATGGGGCCGCTGTGA
- a CDS encoding gamma-glutamyltransferase produces MIMQPPHDAADFAFSPTDALDIPVVVRDFSSLRRPSEPLWRGATQPWPGVADMPSYGTYLATTTWRQVLLAAKGVGRDLTPWLRRTPWLAVNELISRIAPLQAYLQLKDVPAPAPAAGRRLFVNALYQYGSERSAHSAFGYHLGMTMAHWLCAGMAGLGSTWHLEARGPGGLPGFTDPAAKLPDLWGNHHAAGLPWLIEAKAARALGAGVLKNGRIQLDGGSALMPGMAHRQVLCGTSLPGNKPGQWEQDHLFLALHTAHPHGGPQTGASPAGSPQGDAEDYVADDSEALMAVTRQQLLTYQALAFGAVEQLRVVPMRRDRTERGRHRTGSLTLLEHDESTTGLRRRLRAQQVDTKGSLASHTDATAFIAARIPGTGIHLGLSRRLYAACEALYLQQTDMPDTVAFADGPRLNDPGFGQDQDDDEAREQYARRARQAHHEQEQRYRTRVREAVSTAFRLAEEHPEDSWLTGPLLPVRVDDPDKPLLLEAATAESYLALEPTDPVLSTAGRTA; encoded by the coding sequence GTGATCATGCAGCCCCCTCACGACGCGGCCGACTTCGCCTTCAGCCCGACCGACGCCCTGGACATACCCGTCGTCGTACGCGACTTCAGCTCGCTGCGGCGGCCCTCCGAACCTCTGTGGAGGGGTGCCACACAGCCGTGGCCGGGGGTGGCCGACATGCCTTCGTACGGGACCTACCTGGCGACCACGACCTGGCGGCAGGTCCTCCTCGCGGCCAAGGGCGTCGGGCGCGACCTGACCCCGTGGCTGCGCCGCACCCCCTGGCTCGCCGTCAACGAGCTCATCTCCCGTATCGCCCCCCTCCAGGCCTACCTCCAGCTCAAGGACGTGCCCGCACCCGCGCCCGCGGCCGGCCGCAGGCTCTTCGTGAACGCCCTCTACCAGTACGGCAGTGAGCGCAGCGCCCACTCGGCCTTCGGCTACCACTTGGGCATGACGATGGCGCACTGGCTCTGCGCCGGGATGGCCGGCCTGGGAAGCACCTGGCATCTCGAAGCCCGAGGTCCGGGCGGCCTGCCCGGCTTCACCGACCCGGCTGCCAAGCTGCCCGACCTGTGGGGCAACCACCACGCCGCCGGCCTGCCCTGGCTGATCGAGGCGAAGGCAGCCCGTGCACTCGGCGCAGGCGTGCTGAAGAACGGGAGAATCCAGCTGGACGGTGGTAGCGCCCTCATGCCCGGCATGGCACACCGGCAGGTCCTCTGCGGCACGTCGCTGCCCGGCAATAAGCCCGGCCAGTGGGAGCAGGACCACCTGTTCCTGGCCCTGCATACGGCCCACCCCCACGGCGGGCCGCAGACCGGCGCCTCCCCGGCCGGCAGTCCGCAAGGCGACGCGGAGGATTACGTCGCCGATGACTCCGAGGCCCTGATGGCCGTCACCCGGCAGCAGCTCCTGACGTACCAGGCCTTGGCCTTCGGGGCCGTGGAGCAGTTGCGCGTCGTCCCGATGCGCCGCGACCGTACGGAGCGCGGGCGTCACCGCACCGGTTCCCTGACACTGCTGGAACACGACGAATCCACCACCGGCCTGCGCCGTCGGCTGCGCGCACAGCAGGTGGACACCAAGGGGAGCCTGGCGTCACACACGGACGCCACCGCGTTCATCGCCGCCCGCATCCCCGGCACCGGCATCCACCTTGGTCTCTCCCGCCGCCTCTACGCGGCGTGTGAGGCCCTGTACCTCCAGCAGACCGACATGCCCGACACCGTGGCCTTCGCCGACGGCCCCCGTCTGAACGACCCCGGCTTCGGTCAGGACCAGGACGACGACGAGGCCCGTGAGCAGTACGCGCGTCGGGCTCGCCAAGCCCACCACGAGCAGGAGCAGCGGTATCGGACGCGCGTTCGTGAGGCGGTGAGCACGGCCTTCCGGCTGGCTGAGGAACACCCGGAGGACAGCTGGCTCACGGGCCCACTTCTTCCCGTACGCGTGGACGACCCCGACAAGCCCCTGCTCCTCGAAGCCGCCACGGCAGAGAGTTACCTGGCCCTCGAGCCGACCGACCCCGTCCTCTCCACGGCGGGCCGCACCGCCTGA
- a CDS encoding SDR family NAD(P)-dependent oxidoreductase yields MTNPRVWLITGASRGLGRAFAAAALACGDRVVAAARNVGPLEELTERYPGHLVPLSLDVADRQSVFDGVERAAAAFGRLDVVVNNAGGMLYGMVEEATEEQIRAHMDVNFFGAVWVAQAVLPHLRAQGGGRLLQVTSMGSGGGMATVGFYGAGKAALDSVSEALAMEVEGFGVKVTIVQMGGYNTGLFTAGTTTTEPLAQYQSLRTEMEAMWGDSVAPEPDTAAPVIMKLAALPDPPRRLIVGSQSFDHVLEMDQAQADLYRSWEHLSRIAPG; encoded by the coding sequence GTGACGAATCCAAGAGTCTGGCTCATCACCGGTGCATCCCGCGGCCTGGGCAGGGCTTTCGCCGCGGCCGCCTTGGCGTGCGGCGACCGGGTAGTGGCTGCCGCCCGCAACGTCGGGCCCCTGGAGGAACTGACCGAGAGGTATCCCGGCCACCTGGTCCCGCTTTCGTTGGACGTCGCCGACCGTCAGAGCGTGTTCGACGGGGTGGAGCGGGCGGCAGCTGCGTTCGGCAGACTGGACGTGGTCGTCAACAACGCAGGCGGAATGCTCTACGGCATGGTGGAGGAAGCCACGGAGGAACAGATCCGGGCGCATATGGATGTGAACTTCTTCGGCGCCGTGTGGGTGGCTCAGGCGGTCCTTCCTCACTTGCGCGCCCAAGGCGGGGGACGGCTCCTCCAGGTCACCTCGATGGGTAGCGGCGGCGGCATGGCCACCGTCGGCTTCTACGGCGCAGGCAAGGCCGCGCTGGACTCGGTCAGCGAGGCACTGGCGATGGAGGTCGAAGGGTTCGGCGTCAAGGTCACCATCGTGCAGATGGGCGGCTACAACACCGGCCTGTTCACCGCTGGCACCACGACCACCGAACCCCTGGCGCAGTATCAGTCCCTGCGCACCGAGATGGAGGCGATGTGGGGCGACTCCGTCGCCCCGGAGCCGGACACCGCTGCCCCGGTCATCATGAAGCTGGCCGCACTGCCGGACCCGCCCCGACGGCTGATAGTCGGCAGCCAGTCCTTTGATCACGTCTTGGAGATGGACCAGGCTCAAGCGGATCTGTACCGGTCCTGGGAGCACCTCAGCCGTATCGCCCCTGGCTGA